In Lolium perenne isolate Kyuss_39 chromosome 5, Kyuss_2.0, whole genome shotgun sequence, the sequence AAAACACTGTAATAcatgtggagaatggaaattaagGTCAAGTATGAAAATTTAAAATGAACAAGGCAGTACATTCATTTTGCCTAATCCCCTTATCTTACGATGCTTCTAATCACCCCTTGATAGTTTTATACCTGTATTCTGTTAAACATTGGCCGTAACATTTTTTTTAGATATGGGAGCatggccccggcctctgcatcaatcgatgcacacaACCCTTTATTAATAAAATAAACGTTAAAGTCAAGTGCTTATTACAAAGAACATGTCTGGTAAACAAAGATCACTAAAACAAAACGGATCGAAACATCTGCAGACGAATATAAGACCAAAACTATCCGTCTAGAATCCTGCTAATGTGACGCcatccagtagcctggaaaaagcAGTCCTGAGTGACCTCCAGGAGCcggttgcatccagtaaccataGTATCTCGCTGGTCCGACGGGAGCAGATATGCCCATAGTTGTAGCCAATGCGCCGCAcgaagaataacctgcaaaaaatttgtGCCCCTTTGTTTATTAAAGATGATATCATTCCGGCTAGTCCAAATCGACCAACAAATTGCCGAAACACCAATTCGAATATATATGTGTAACATAGCTAACTCAAAATTAGAAGGATAACAGTCTTGCTAAGCAAGGAATATATATGTGTACCTAATTATCGTAGTCTGGTAGAAGCCCCGAGAGTAAGAATTGGAAAGAATACCAGGATGCAGTCCCTGCCAGGATGACAAAATCCTGCTTAATGAACTGAGAAACAAATAGAGTCAGTGCTATAAACAACTGTACATCAGTATCAAATTCAAAATGAATTCCGCCAAATCCAAACTAAAAATCAGCGTGTGGCATCACCTTACCTTACTTATCCATCTCTCGCCAGCAGACTGACACAGCATCACATCTGGTAGTTGGTGAACATGATAATATACCTTGAGTCCAACCTATGGAATAAAGATATTGATCAAAGTCAAAGGTAGCAATGCAAGGATCTAACCCACTATAATCCGGTATAGCTTGGAGTTCATGCAAAATCTCATGCATCTACTATTTCAATACATTCCTTGATGGTGTAAACATATTTTTATCTAGTTACAACATAGATAAAATCATTTCAGTTGATCTAAATATTACCTTGATTTTCTTGCTTGGATGTGATGGCAAAATCCTAACGAGATAGCACCATCCATTCATTATTCCAAGCATCGGCATACAACCAATCTGTGTCACAAAGTGGATGTGGAGAATGAGCTGCAGTTGGTCGGTCTCACCAGCGTCCAAACTCCAAAAGCAGTGAAGAAAGATAACAAACATGTAAGTCGCTTGTCCAGCTCGCTGACCTGGACGTCGAGCTTGGCCGGTTGGGGGCTGTCAAGCGACCTAGTCCGAGTCCACGGCGACCTGGGATCGACCTCCTCGTGCAGGGCAGTGCCGCGTGCTCCTCCTATGAGGAGCCAAGGAAAAGGAAAAGGGGTCAGGGAAGTTGAACATCAGAGATCAAGGCGCTCACACGTACGCGATAGAGGAACCTGGACGGCAGGTATGGAACTCATGGCGGACAGCGATACGCTCGTCAGTATGCAGAACAGCTTCGGAGCGAGGGCGCAGGGGCGGGTAGATCATGAGGGGAGGCTATCTTGTTGGCGGCGGAAACCTGGAATCATGAGGATGCTGCGGTCTTCCGGGGCGAATGAGCCAGAGAGGTTGAGCGCAGACGCTGGGAGGCGCAACAACGAGAGGAGGGGAAGGCTGCGTGGATCAGCTGGGGTAGGGGCAGCCAGTGGATGAAGGGTGTCGCGTGTGTGTCGGAGGTGGAGCAACGCACGGGCCTGGAGCGCAACCGTGTACCCTGGTTTTGGATCGCTTACCTGATAAGGAGTAaggagtggcccgatcttctcagtaagcaacggtggtgatgatgatcacggggtgatagcagcggaggaacacgacgatgtagtggatgataacttgtatgacgcaacgagatctctcgattggtccctgtcgccaatgcaacagctctcaaccctgcaagatattcgcaactccacacacttgcgcacgtagccgccgaccacgaagcggtaagttgcaaccttctaattcccaatggaacagcagatcacacaagactttttcaggatctacacaatatcaagcaatatggtgtagggaattcaatagttttgcagagtaaacaactaagaactagggtttatcttaaacgtggtctaaagcagttagggggtcgtccaaggcacttatataggcgtccgggacgagttctagtcgaaagatacaagtaaaaccgacccagaaatagatctggtcgagacagactcggactggtccggtctggaacccggttgaccgggccagggaccgggctggccggtctgggatccggtcgaccgggcgccaaccgtaaACGTCGCAAAACTTCGCACGGTTGGCCCCCGGTACGAGCCTGATTAGCGCCGGGAAaaatccggtctgccgcccggttgaccgggccagggaccggacgggccggcgtgccgaccggtctaaccgggctgtggaccggcctggacttcttcttctcctctcgcgcatgcctcccgctcctccctcgcacgtccatgagatatcttcatgtccagctccacgtccatcttcatgtccagctgctcctctacttctcgtgcgatgctcgtctcctcttgatacctgatgatacataagtaatagaacttaggcagtataaagttctcatcaatcaaagtatcgtttagaaacaagttcacctgttgtttaagtagcttcgcacgagcccttgtaattggtccaatccgaacttcatcggacttgagcttcacagcaggttcatcttcaacttgtaatgacggaggtagtagtgaggtagggatgtcctcatcatctcccccccccccttcaaaaggagaaaattacaaaaaaccACCACATATCAGGCAGGTGTTTCAAAAAACCACCACTTTacgaaaaagtttcaaaaaaccACCACTCTAGAGCTAACACGTTACAAGAAGCACTGATTCATCTTTGACACTAGTTAAATCACGAAACTGACACTTGGGACCCGTTGTCAGGCTGACGTGGCAATCAATAAACGGTCAAGGAGACCATCAGTGAGCAGATACAAAATTATGGGTGTTTTTGCAAGTTATCGTGGGACCCACTGTCAGttccatctccaatctctttcccCATCTCTGCTCTCCCCCCCGCAACCCCTTCTTCTCTGTCAACGGGGAGAGCCGGCCATCAACTCACGGTGGAGCACCTCCTGCAGTATGTCCAAGTGGCGCACGAGCAGGGGTGGATGGACGGGCGTGCGAGACACCGATCTGTGGAGCCCCGCCGGCGGCCGCAGCCGAGCTTCTAGAGGGCGGCACGAGCGAGCACAGCCAAAGCCAGCACGGGCGAGATCCGCGAGGGGGCGGCGCAGGCAGCTCGAGGGGCGGCGAGGGCGAGCTCCGCCGTGGCTCGACTGGCCGTCCCTCGAGCGCAGGTTGTTCTCTCCGGCCATGGCAGGTAGCGACCGCGAACTGCAGCTACTGCGCGGCGAGCTCCTGAGGGCGCATGACCTGGGGCCTGCAATTTCTCGCCGGAGGTTGGATGGCCGGGATCGGCGAGATTTGCTTCGCCTGGCAGAGGTGAGGAGGGAAGGAGGGGGACGGCGACCTGCTCGCATCCGGCGACGCTAGCGGGGGCAGCGGCCTGCTCGTGCTTGTCCCAATCGCGGTTGTTGAGATAGCACGGTCGTGCtcgtttcttttttttttggacaAAAAGGAGATAATAATTCTGATCTGACAAGTGGGGTTCCTCCGAAATTTACAGAAATCCCCAAAACTAGAGCTAGTCTACCATGAGTCTTCCTTAACAGTTTTTGGTGTGCCACGTCAGCCTGGTAGCGGGACCCACTGTCAGTTTTGTAATTAAATGATCGTTAGAGACGAATCAGTGCTTCTTGTAACGTGTTAGCTCTAGAGTGGTggttttttgaaactttttcatAAAGTGGTGGTTTTTTGAAACACCTGCCTGATATGTGGTggttttttgtaattttctccttcaaaaggcgtcgacctcgacgctccaaggtcttctccgtcatatggtgtcaaatcagcaacattgaaagaattactgacaccaaactcatcaactggaagatctattgagtatgcattatcattgatcttggcaagcactttgtaaggaccagcaccacgaggcttcaacttagacttccgcagcttcgggaacctatccttgcgaaaatgtacccagaccatatcaccaggcttgaacaacatctctttgcgcttcttgttcatccttgcagcattgctcttgcctttcttgtctatcaactctttagtcttcacatggatcttacgcacaaaatctgccctcttggatgcctccatattaactctctcatgtatgggcaaaggcaacaaatcaagtggagtaatgggtttgaaaccatacaccacctcaaaaggacacaacttCATGGTAGAGTGTacggccctgttgtaagcaaactccacatgtggcaaacactcttcccactccttcaggttcttcttgatcatggatctcaacagttgtgacaatgttctattcaccacttcagtttgtccatcagtttgaggatgaaaagtagtgctgaaaagcagcttcattcccagctttctccacagcgtcttccagaagtagctcataaacttgacgtcacgatcagaaacaatagtcttcggaactccatgtagtcgtacaacctccctgaaaaacaggttagcaatatgcgacgcatcatcgcttttgtggcaggcaataaagtgtgacattttagaaaatctgtccactaccacaaatatagaatcatggtctctcttagtacgcggcaaacccaacacaaaatccatactaatatcctcccaaggtgtagtaggtgcgggtaaaggagtatacaaaccgtgaggcttcagcttggacttggacttgttgcaagtaatgcacctcttcacaaacctgtccacgtcccgcctcatcttttgccaattaaagtggtcagctagcatgagtagtgcggtgacccagcataccactgcatgttgtagtatacaagtcgttgatatgatctttgcgaagggacttcttcacaatttgccatatccctcagagtggtacaacagaaacattgcaggtcataacactccatactttattacaaacatggtcttaacaagttggtattctcacaggtcctatgagaacaccctaagatactacttaagtacgattacaactcataacaaatataaagagagctcaacaacttacttaggtaagttctacgttgctcggctctatgatgctaaggtatgtcactactcctccacctccgtgtcatctggtccgtagactatcccatagtctacgccttccactccgccggtaagatcagg encodes:
- the LOC127301566 gene encoding uncharacterized protein isoform X3, which produces MIYPPLRPRSEAVLHTDERIAVRHEFHTCRPGGARGTALHEEVDPRSPWTRTRSLDSPQPAKLDVQIGCMPMLGIMNGWCYLVRILPSHPSKKIKVGLKVYYHVHQLPDVMLCQSAGERWISKFIKQDFVILAGTASWYSFQFLLSGLLPDYDN
- the LOC127301566 gene encoding uncharacterized protein isoform X1, with translation MIYPPLRPRSEAVLHTDERIAVRHEFHTCRPGGARGTALHEEVDPRSPWTRTRSLDSPQPAKLDVQIGCMPMLGIMNGWCYLVRILPSHPSKKIKVGLKVYYHVHQLPDVMLCQSAGERWISKVSSLSRILSSWQGLHPGILSNSYSRGFYQTTIIRLFFVRRIGYNYGHICSRRTSEILWLLDATGSWRSLRTAFSRLLDGVTLAGF
- the LOC127301566 gene encoding uncharacterized protein isoform X2, which translates into the protein MSSIPAVQEEHAALPCTRRSIPGRRGLGLGRLTAPNRPSSTSRSASWTSDLHIGCMPMLGIMNGWCYLVRILPSHPSKKIKVGLKVYYHVHQLPDVMLCQSAGERWISKVSSLSRILSSWQGLHPGILSNSYSRGFYQTTIIRLFFVRRIGYNYGHICSRRTSEILWLLDATGSWRSLRTAFSRLLDGVTLAGF